The segment CAAGTTTTTGCAAAGCGTTTCCTTGGCATTTTGTTGTGGACCGTCAGCTTGAAATAGTGCAACTAGGGGTTGGATTCATGCGCATCTTCGGTCACAATCTCAATAGACTTGGTCGTGAAATATCGACGTATTTTGTATTCACGCGACCTCGTGGTGTTACACTTACATTTCATGAGATTTTAAAACGTGCGAATACACCCTTTGTATTGGCGCTGCAGAAACCACCGGGTGCTGATAAATTTCCGGCTGAGGTGAGTCGATACCGTTTATTTAGATTACGGATAATAATGATGCTAGATTATCGTCATTATTTTGGTATGCCTCCAAATGCTTTAGCACTAAAGCTCACGCGATTTATTTTCgaccaattatttttttctaattaattttactttaggctccattgaaaaatgaatccattaaaaaactcattaacaaattttttgttttctttaaaaaaaattttcatgttttttttttcttattaaaaacatcataattttttatgtcttcagtttatcaaaataataattatttatgtactgcactaaataaacttttatataatactgaaattagcacgatcctgaagttgacagacaattaaaaattttttgattttttttcgaacacttaaatttgaagaaaaaataaaataaaaaaattcacatgtagaaaatttaaaagactacgagtgcaatttttttaaatattttttttttcataatttatcgtttttttaaaaaatccaaaaattattagacgtcggctaaattcagtatcataaattagcCGGCGCCtcataattttcggatttttttcagagcgataaattataaaaaaaaaattgcacctattgattttttaattttctacacgtgcatattttattttttttatttttttgtaattaatctgcgaaaaaaaatccgaaaattgttgattgtctgTCCATTCCAGGATCATACTTTTATCTACAATAAGCATTTATcataatctatataaaaatatataaaagcatTTTTCGTTATACTGTAATCCAGGGGCTGGAATTGAAGGGTCAAATGGTCTACTGTTCAGAATcagattcaattttatttgtcaGTTCACCGTTTCTCAATGGCCTAGACGGTCTCACAGGACGAGGTCTATTTATTTCGGACATTCCGCTTCATGATGCCACTAGGGACGTAATTTTAGTTGGCGAACAAGCTAGGGCTCAGGTGACTATCGTAATCCGTATCATTCAAAccgtattatatataagtatatatatattattaaatcacTCTTGTCACATTATTACCAACgtgtataatataaataaatacacatcCACAAAAACACTTCTATAtccatataaatacatatacaaTAGAATATGTCTTTcacattgaataaaaaaatttaataaaatatatttttattgaatgtcATATGAATAAGGATTTACTTATATGGATATATTATTCTCGGCaaaattttcacatttaaTATCACtacttctctttttttttattttattctttttattttcatttctctTTATAACAGGACGGGTTGAGGCGACGTATGGACAAATTGAAAAGTTCTATTGAAGAGGCTAACCGTGCTGTCGACGctgagagagaaaaaaatgttagtttaCTACATCTTATATTTCCACCTGATATTGCTAAACGTCTTTGGCTCGGTACGtaatcattatatattattaaatgtcagtattcatttttaaaaaccttTTTTATTGACGTTCGAGAATTGTCACCTATTTTTAGCcgtagaaatattttttttttccatttcatattttttttaaattttaaatctcgaGAGATTGaaggaaaaaattactaaagcCGACTCAAGTCTCAGTTTAATCAAATCTGAATAAATAAGAgttttaatgaaatcaaagaaacattttttttggaaaagaaaaataggcggggttttttaaatttgaaaaaaaaatggaatctTGTTAGATTTAtagcttattaattattcagtaaTCTTTTGCCCTGTTCGAATGTTAAGTATAGGCTTAGGGCGTTCAGTATCAACAGTATTATCGAAAATTTCAATACTCCCTTCTGGGCTGGTGGGCTACCAAATATTTACCCCGATTATAAAAGAGTCAAAGATAATGTAAATAATCGTCAATCACTTGGGAATATCACGAGCTctttaagtcgaaaaaaaaaattatcatgataataattattgaataaatacaataagCCAATATAACTACACggtaaaaaaggattttttggcgcaagaaaaattttgcatcacgaaatgaaaataataattttcttgagaGTAGAAAATATCTCAgcgttagaaatttttaatcgctccaagaaaattatttcttgggtcaagaaaattttcgttttcaattcatgatgctaaaaatttcttagatcacaattttcggatttgtttttttgaaaattaattacaaaaaaaataaaaaataaaaatatgcacatgtagaaaattaataaatctaaaggcgctttttttttttttttttttttttttataatttagtttaaataaaaatccaaaaattgttagacgtcggtttacttcagtatcatgatttattttatacactaaaaaattagcgaagtaaatccggagtgaatggggattttaataaaatccacactctgttggaaaaaaaaactccttatttactccgtatacAGAGTgatctttttttaaactccgggaCTCCGAGTAACGGATTGagtttgtatttaaataaaatccgtaatcactcgcgattttttgcagtgtaattattttttgtcatcaaattaaattgaattggatgaataaaaatttctataatagataaatgcaataaagataattttatttttttattacaggcGAAACGATCGAGGCAAAGACCTATCCGGATGTTACGATGCTCTTCAGTGATATAGTAGGATTTACCGCAATATGTTCTACCGCCACACCAATGATGGTTATCAATATGCTACAGAATCTATACGAACGTTTTGATCAGTATTGTGGTCAACTGGATGTCTATAAAGTAATCTATCTTTCCACtcctattaaatcatttacccTACTTTGACGTATTAAGAAAATCcgtatcaataataattacgttaattaattcaatcatttatttattaattcattatattcaatactcatttttaaaacttcaagttcaaaaatttgtaattaaattttcgagaatttatttaaattatgcgatagaaaaaaaattttttacgtgaaaattttgagataaatcgtattaaaaatttttcaataaaaattccaaatggttccgagtgaaaaaaaattctaaacataaaatcataaaatcttgggaaaaaaaataattgagatcCAACGGAatcctacacagaaaaaaaaaattcttgactgaaggtaaatattcttgattcaagaaaattttttttggagacctaaattttctcagataaagtagaaatcttttcccaccaagacgaattttttttaaccaagacaaattctcttggctcaagaaaatcttgacttggttcccgaaaacgtttctcttcaaaaatattttcttgactcaagataacttttttttctgtgtatgaaattcattcaaatttcCGTTGAGATTTTGGCTTTTTTTACTTTGGCCTACACAGATCTGTATAgatcttaattaaaaattcagatCAGATCTACGCACATCCAAATATGATTTAAGTtgctattcaaaatttttctgtccgctccaaaataatttttttcaaattgcaCTGCACAGTTtacaatcaataataaatatcatccGGAATTTTTTAGCTCGAGTCAaggatttttttatctccaATTTCTATACCATGACCATTAGAAATTCCCTCGggaatgtgaaaaaaaaaagaaattacttTATCTCTACACTAAATTccataaaaatcaattaaataattcgagatATCAAAttcttatcaataataaaattttacaagtgTTCTAATATGGTCACCggtatatcaaataattaaaatgacgttaaaaaaatatgtgacgaaagaatttaattaaatacttagACGAGTGAGGGAAGATGATATTAAATTCTTAAAAGTCTGACAAACTGTATAAATTACCGACGGTTGCGGGTGAAAACAGTCAAAAGGATACTCTACTAGAAAATTAAACAACTCTTGACGTGTAAATGTTGCACTCCGTTATTAGCGCTctactattataattttaatctcttacgagttaaaaatttatttaccctaatgcttttatttaaattaccctcacatgtttatatttaatttcaagttataattacaaaaataattatggtaaCTAACAATGAGATTACgagatataaaatatcaatatttcaGTATCAGTATTAGTTTCAGATTCTTATCGTAAGCGGatcattaatatatttttagttcctttttttttcagatgacctgcattgataatattatttataaccataacatatatatatatatatatatatatatatatatatatatatatatatatatatatatatatatatatgtatatatttttatataaatgataaaattaaataaattattcataattttaggTCGAAACAATAGGGGATGCTTATTGTGTTGCTTGCGGTCTGCACAGAAATACGAGCACACATGCGCAACAAATTGCTTGGATGGCTTTAAAAATGATACAGACATGTTCTAAACATTTAACGCACGAAGGAAAACCTATTAAAGTATGTAATATTTAACATtaatcttatttttattgttaaatattaaataagagTAAAAAGTATTGACCGCTCATTTGAATTTACAGCGAAAAATTATCGAGTAAACTTTTGATAGATTTAAAAGTTagttcattaatattattattatttttaactttttttttcgttaataaATTGGATAAGATGAGACATTTGAATTAATAGTACGATGATTTCAATGACTTGACAATAAagctaataaattatattcgCTGTATAAATAAGTAATCGGCTTAGCGTAAATTTATACGGGATTATCAGAAACTTAAACAAGAATACCTATTGTTTAACTTTAACTTACATTCTATTAAGTTATACCgctattttataatttcatttgagTTATTATTTGTCACTTAACAgtcacttttatattttatataaatcataataattatataaaaagttgGGATAAAAAGTGAGTTATACAccaaaagaaatttatataggggaaaggggggggggcaaaagggggtagcgTAGGCagaacggggtacccccaaaatttgataaaaaaaaattttatattttaaatagtttttaaacattccaaaatcacttctgtaaatataattaagcgttacttggaattttttttaataaactttttcaaaaatcaattgtcagttgaaaaatttaatgacgtttgttttgtgataaaaactatcaaaaattttttttctccttttgtatccaataaacatgtaaaatataatttttcttcatgtaaattacttaaaaaaaaattcaacttaatcaaattcgtttaaaatccagaaattttttttttttactttatggGCCCATACTTTATGGGAAAAGTTACCATGGCCATGGGAacatttatcatcattatggCAACAGTTCCAATATCGCATGTGaaagaattattataatgattaTCATACACGTAGGAACAGTTCCCATAATTGGAACAAACCCTATAACCACATTGTAACGGTTCCTAAGTGCGTATGGGAATAAAccctatatattatggtatcCATTCGCATAatatatgtgaaatattcccataatattatggtaatcgttcctAGATACTTTGAAAAGTGTTACCATATACTATGGGAGTTATTACCATAAGGTTTTATTaccacacggagaaaaatgttggctcaaaacctacacggaaagaaattttctttaaaaattaacgttaaattcactgtaatcgtgggacataatgcggtgcttttatttattaccatttttgtaataaaaattacgaaaaaatttatttattttgtggtagacttaataaaatttaccgaaaacggaataaaatttacagtagaatacggtaaaatttgttggaaaaaagttaaaaattatctcacttACCGACGAATGATTAGGTCGTGCCATTcgtcccacgattacagtgaatttaatggtaatttttaaagaaaatttctttccgtgtaccaatttttattatgttgtcgagcaaacttgaaacaggaagtgaaACATCCAAAAAGTTACTATAtcgcatcacaattattataacatatgaaagtaattgttattaaaacttatcgataagtttctcgcgcgtagCAGTTATTgtgatacagcataataattgTTTGTATGCtttacttcctgtttcaaaaaattggtaggcttcgagccaacatttttctccgtgtatggtaatggttaccattatgataataattactataatattacgATAATGGTTTCTATAATGTTTTGGTTATGggtactataatattatgataatggttaccataatatattgtaattgttaccataaatttctctccgtgttcacggagaaaaatgtcaagtaaatatgcctatgcagcatagtaataattacattactctataCTTTGTGTCACGCCGGTCTTATACGACTGCTTAtacaaactatagagtaatgtataggcataggcatatttacttgacatttctctccgtgtagtcACTGTCGCCATTAGAAAAAATCCTATCccaatgaaaaaagattttatacaattatttatagactatgtataattatatatagactatatataattatatataggctatatataattggatagaaaaaatggcccgatccaattgtatacaatttgtatagaaattgtatacaattctatacaaattgtatacaattctatataattatatacaattctattattgcaattatatagaattgtatataattatatagaattgtatataatttgtataaaattgtatataattatatagacttgtgtacaatttgtatagaattgtatacaatttctatgcagtttgtatacaattggatcgggccattttttgtatataattttatacaattgtataaaatcttttttcatcgggatttTAAATAAGAATTACTATTTATAGTATTTTCGGGTTGCAGTGTTCACTTTCTACAATTTTTTCtcacatttaattaataagaaaaaaaaataattaattaaaaaatttcgtagaTGTTGAATTGATcgatagaattattttttagtatttaaatatatatcaccGCATAATTTATACTCGATAACACTAATATTCCAAATGAGAGAGATAATCGATAATTGGATAATCGCAATTGATTCTCGTATACAATGACAAAGGTTCGATATATAAATTAAccggaaattttataattcactAGACGCCACTGTTGACTCAAATTATCACAGCCCGtcgattttaatatttaatccgtttatattaaattaattgccaTATATTGACAAAATCAATAAACGTGGGGTAAAATTAGgtctttgaaattttatgttaaaagaaaaacaaagcAGTTTGACACATTTTGCCTCGGGGGATCAAGCTTGTTCGCCTCTCATTCTCCTAATAGATTAATTAAGCCTTATCATACACACAATGTctgtgtatatctatataaatatatacacatgaACATATATGCTGTAGGTTAATTAATATGTCTTATCAAACTGCATCGCTCCGAGTTTAAAAACTCTAATCGTTAATTataaagcaaaaataatttatttttgtaaatttctattttctaataaaatctaatcaatttatttatttttagacgagcttttaattaaataaataattaatttttctgactTTTTACTCCAATTACTCATAAAAAAGTCTATTATTTAGCACAATAATTGCTACTGaacacgaaaaattttttatttcaattttaatttataatttaaatcaactcTCGCTTGTActgaaattattcaaaaaaaaaattaattaaaattgacattcaataatttttttttctattataatttaaaatagatgAGAATTGGAATTCATACGGGAATGGTATTGGCTGGTGTAGTTGGTAAAAAAATGCCAAGATACTGTCTATTTGGACACAACGTCACGATtgctaataaatttgaatcaacTAGTGAACCATTACGAGTCAACGTCAGTCCGACTACGTATgagtaagtttttatttttattattttatcaaatacactaaaaaatcgggagtgaattcagattggtctggattttatttaaatccacattAACTCCGACTCAAagctttaatattaaaataaactacgAGTGTGAGTGTGCTAGACAtcagagaaatttaaaattattaataaagagtaaataattaataaaataaaattttgaaaaaatgcgcgtttaaaaaattttgaaatcaataagtgaattttttataaatactttttttttttaattatttactctatttatttataattttaaatttatctgaggtctgctacattcacatgatactgaaattagcatgatactgaagttagccgacgtctaataattttttgatccttttaaaaacgataaattataataaaaaaaatatttgaaaaaattgcacttgtagtttttttaattttctacatgtgcatgtttttagttttttgtttttttgtaattgatctgtagaaaaaaaaattcaaaaattgttaattgtctgctaacttcaagatcataaattagccgacgtctaatagtttttggattttatttaaacaataaattatgaaaaaaaagtgcaCTTGtaatctttttaattttctacatgtgcatatttttaatttttttttcttcaaattgttcaaaaaaaaatccaagactttttaattgtctgctaactttgaTACCTGAACTTGGCCGACGTCtactaattttcaaattcttaaaagacgataaataataaaaaaaaaatatttaaaaaaattacacttgtagttttttaaattttctaaaggtgcatatttttagatttttttttgtatttaatagagaaaaaaattgttaattgtcttccAACATCAGGACcatgctaacttcaggatcgttacattcacactcataattaaACTCctcttcggagtaaatttcactccaaggaaattaaataaataagcagTCATCTGCTCTGCattcactccagatttaaTCGGCAAATTTTGTACcgtgtatttaatttaattaaattaattttataattgataataaaaacaaattttttttctagacaTCTGATTAAAACACCAGGATTTATATTAGAAGAAAGAAGCCGAGATAACCTTCCTAAAGAAATTCCATCAAGTGAACCAGGTACTTGTCATTTTCTGAATGGTTATCGCCATCCAGGCGTCGACGAAAGTAACCCACTGGATGCTCATATCCAAGCAGCCGTTACCGAGTATGATATTACTTGTGGCATGtagatatattattattataataataaatataatatattaatatattaaataaataaataaataaagtattaactaaaaaaaaatataataatatatcgtgttatatttattttttaattgaaaaaacctCAGCAcgtatttttcatttattttaaattttttgctcaaTTTTCAACGGGcagcgaaatttgaaaatgataattttgattCTTCTAAGAAGTTTgcgtcgaaaaaaatttata is part of the Microplitis mediator isolate UGA2020A chromosome 11, iyMicMedi2.1, whole genome shotgun sequence genome and harbors:
- the LOC130677900 gene encoding head-specific guanylate cyclase isoform X2 produces the protein MKLFIGTCTNAFTVKEHEAIFSDLTDMDRSGNRCLATFPLGHLSAVYRENNEVIAVALSALLSQGEVPLSTSTSLEKLLYNVDCEENYNLLEDIYETLNYDCDIEVNVILDHLGQELISTACVGLLERAFRCLGNDLKAFLTTLDGVNDVVQHQSGTNTEAEFVCIATPDAVELHFTTDHPSIAYLLVGSLKGIARQFYNDKADVYILPDPYNTKFFRYRITPERYEYLGTTCDDSSDAVTSESRRLSEKAVDLRMGVASFCKAFPWHFVVDRQLEIVQLGVGFMRIFGHNLNRLGREISTYFVFTRPRGVTLTFHEILKRANTPFVLALQKPPGADKFPAEGLELKGQMVYCSESDSILFVSSPFLNGLDGLTGRGLFISDIPLHDATRDVILVGEQARAQDGLRRRMDKLKSSIEEANRAVDAEREKNVSLLHLIFPPDIAKRLWLGETIEAKTYPDVTMLFSDIVGFTAICSTATPMMVINMLQNLYERFDQYCGQLDVYKVETIGDAYCVACGLHRNTSTHAQQIAWMALKMIQTCSKHLTHEGKPIKMRIGIHTGMVLAGVVGKKMPRYCLFGHNVTIANKFESTSEPLRVNVSPTTYEHLIKTPGFILEERSRDNLPKEIPSSEPGTCHFLNGYRHPGVDESNPLDAHIQAAVTEYDITCGM
- the LOC130677900 gene encoding head-specific guanylate cyclase isoform X1 yields the protein MACPFSRAYRRRVNDEDDEDDCDDRGESSGASVGRKYSNDGRLNSKNNRLKTCRQSSVQITSSLLGEEIDDQEDTQTLNLKHLRAAVLILTKPSNEVIAVALSALLSQGEVPLSTSTSLEKLLYNVDCEENYNLLEDIYETLNYDCDIEVNVILDHLGQELISTACVGLLERAFRCLGNDLKAFLTTLDGVNDVVQHQSGTNTEAEFVCIATPDAVELHFTTDHPSIAYLLVGSLKGIARQFYNDKADVYILPDPYNTKFFRYRITPERYEYLGTTCDDSSDAVTSESRRLSEKAVDLRMGVASFCKAFPWHFVVDRQLEIVQLGVGFMRIFGHNLNRLGREISTYFVFTRPRGVTLTFHEILKRANTPFVLALQKPPGADKFPAEGLELKGQMVYCSESDSILFVSSPFLNGLDGLTGRGLFISDIPLHDATRDVILVGEQARAQDGLRRRMDKLKSSIEEANRAVDAEREKNVSLLHLIFPPDIAKRLWLGETIEAKTYPDVTMLFSDIVGFTAICSTATPMMVINMLQNLYERFDQYCGQLDVYKVETIGDAYCVACGLHRNTSTHAQQIAWMALKMIQTCSKHLTHEGKPIKMRIGIHTGMVLAGVVGKKMPRYCLFGHNVTIANKFESTSEPLRVNVSPTTYEHLIKTPGFILEERSRDNLPKEIPSSEPGTCHFLNGYRHPGVDESNPLDAHIQAAVTEYDITCGM